TGAGTACTACTACGTAATGTCTAAACCAGTAACATGTTGATGCCAACTTTTAATTTGTAGCCAAAGCGCCATATTAGACACATGTCTGGAGTTACTCCTCAATTTCTAGAAACAACTTAATCCGTGCCATGTCGTCTTTAGCATGAATCTCGAAGCCATGTCGACGATAAACACGGATAATAACAGTGGTCGCAACTCGCATGCACAAGTAAGAAACCCGCTCACATTTCAAACAAAGTTTCAAGAGATAATTATTCCTGTAGCATGTATAAAATTCTTGTTCCTCCCGTATCTCACGCCAGATGGCTGTGGCACACTTGGATCGATGCATATCCTACTTATATGTTTCATATTTGACTTCTAGGCGCAATATGATAATTATTGTCACACTTACAAGTGTCATATGTCGTAGCTCTACCCTCCGCTTTCTAGCTAGAAGGCCGTTGTGTTTAATACTCTCTCTATTCtaaaatataagatatattagaatttagaaaagtctttaaaatatactttggtcattaatttattttgaatatattatcaattactataaaattaatatagtaCTAAAACATCTATGAAATAAGGATCTattgatataacttttgtatgttaaaatatatgtataatttgactaattattgatcaaaatttatgaaatttaaTCTTTTCAAATATTAATACGTCATATATTTTAGAACAAAGGGAATATTGACTACTACCAAGCACAATAGTCAATTTCATTATATTTTGGATTCTTGAGTTATTGATTGTGTGCCATATTGCCTACTGGAGTCAACACATAACGGCATCAGACAATGCGTTCCTAATGGGTAGGCACAACATGTAGAGGTATCGTACGTTAGATCCCGGCCACCGATTGACCTACATGGTTTGTAGGATATAGCATGCACTTCATATTGACTTCTTGCATGTTAAAAAACCATCGAGAGGTATCTTGTACATAGGGAGAAAATAGTAGGAATtaaagtttagaaaaaaaataaaaaacgaaatcaataaaaatagaaacaaatgcTCCTCATTAGACAAATTTATGATGAGATTCTATATCTCTAATGTCATTTATTTATCATGCCTCATAGAGTTCTGGTGGCTAAAATCATGAAAGATTTCAGACGATGCTCACCTCTGACTGCCATTGTTAGGGAGAAAGGGTTTTGGGGGTGTTTCATAGTTGTCGGGCTTAGCTGAGATTCTCAGGAGGCAGGCGTTAGGTGGAGGAGGCAGACGTGGAAGGCGGAGGACCGTTGGTGGGCTAGGGCAGGACGAGGGCGTCATAGCATGTCAGGGGCCGTGGGAGTAGATTCGAGCAGTGTCCTTGTTGTCAAAGATGGGCGGAGTGGGGCGAACGTGGGAGGAAGAACGACAGTGAGGTTGAAGGTTAGAGATGATGGAGGTTGAAAACGAACTCGGATGGTCCAATCGTGATATGACGGTCCAGATTCATTgacaaaaaaagaggaaaattaGGGGGAAACAAGCACCAGAGGATAGCATCTCCCCTTATTTATTTACAACCAAAATTGATATAGATACACAAagataaagagagagagaaaatcccAGATACAACAAACGCAACAGTCCTCTCCCACACCTCATATACATGTGCAAAACTACGCCTCCTCCCCACAGACGCTTCAAGCCGAGAAGCCAGCAGCCTTGCGGAGCCAAGCACACCTCGCCCGGCCCCAACAACCCTAACCAACCGCCGTCTCCTCGCTATGCAGCAACCGCCGTGCCGCCACGCTTCGCCGGCGGCGTCGCTCTGACGTACTCCGTCgtcggtcgtcgtcgtcgtgtcTCGTGTTGGAGCCCTGCGAGCGAGCGGTTCTTGGACCGGACGTCGGGACAGGGGATCGATGGGGGTCCACCTTCTGAAGAAACAGCACTCGTCGGCGTCGATGGGGAGCTCCAGCGGCCGGTCGTCGTCGATGCCGCCAAAGGGTTGCATGGCGGTGCGGGTGGTGGGGCCtggcggcggagaggaggaggagcggttCGTGGTGCCGGTGGGGTACCTGAAGCACCCGCTGTTCGTGGCGCTGctcaaggcggcggaggaggagtacGGCTTCGAGCAGAAGGGCGCCATCACCATCCCCTGCGGCGTCGACCACTTCCGCCGCGTCCAGGGCATCATCAACCACCAGAAGAACCACGGCCACTGTCTCATCTCCGGCGGCGGCCACCATGGCTCCGCAGGGCACCACAACAACCACCACCACTTCCACATCGTGGG
The sequence above is drawn from the Phragmites australis chromosome 10, lpPhrAust1.1, whole genome shotgun sequence genome and encodes:
- the LOC133883744 gene encoding auxin-responsive protein SAUR32-like, whose product is MGVHLLKKQHSSASMGSSSGRSSSMPPKGCMAVRVVGPGGGEEEERFVVPVGYLKHPLFVALLKAAEEEYGFEQKGAITIPCGVDHFRRVQGIINHQKNHGHCLISGGGHHGSAGHHNNHHHFHIVGCFRA